Below is a genomic region from Altererythrobacter sp. Root672.
CTCCCCGAGCTTGTCTCGGGGAGGTGGCGCGTGCCGTAGGCGCGTGACGGAGGGGTAAGCGGAAGAACGCAACACCCCTCCACCATCCGCTTCGCGGACGGTCCCCCTCCCCGAGACAAGCTCGAGGAGGATCTACACCTTGTCGTAATGAAACGGCGCGATCACCGGCTCGGGATAGGCCTCGTACTCGAAGCTCGGCGGCCGGTCGGGCTGCGCGCCTTCGACTGAGCGCAACAGGGGCACCCCGCCGCGATGCCAGCCTTCGTCATACTCGGAGTAGAAGTTGACGATCCCGTGCAGGCTGGCGATGCGCCACTTTCCGTCCTCGCGGACATAGCTGTTCTCGTAGGTCGCCTCGCCCCAGCGGCCTTCCTTGCCCAGCGCGCCGACCATCATCAGCGTGCGCCAACGGCCCTTCGCGGTGCCGGCCTCGCAGTCGATGTGCAGCACCGGCTGCAGCTGCATGTGGTTGTAGATCACGCCGTAGCCGTAGGGTGGCAGGCGATGGAGATACTCGCGCACCCGCTCGCGCCCGACATAGACGCCGCGCCCGGCGATCTCGAGCGAGCCTTCACGTGCGAACAGCTCGGCCGCCTTGTCCCACAGCCCCTTGTCGACGAAGTAGCCGTAGGCGCCCTGGAGGTTGACGAGGTCGCGATAGTCCTCGGCCGCCTGGGCGCGTTTTTCGAGTCCCTCGATACGCGCGGTGAGCGCAGCGATCTGATCGGTCATCGCAATCCTCTCATTCCAACCCGTTCGTCCTGAGCTTGTCGAAGGACCCTGGCGTAGCGCTACGGTGGTTCGACAAGCTCACCACGAACGGAGAAGGGCTTGGCCCGGGTCCTTAGAGCTTGGGCAGCGTAACTCCGCGCTGGCCCATGTACTTGCCCGAACGGTCGGCATAGCTCGTCTGGCACGGTTCGTTCCCCTTGAGGAACAGGAACTGGCAGGCGCCTTCGTTGGCGTAGATCTTGGCCGGGAGCGGGGTGGTGTTGGAGAATTCCAGCGTCACGTGGCCCTCCCACTCCGGTTCGAGCGGCGTGACGTTCACGATGATGCCGCAGCGGGCGTACGTCGACTTGCCGAGGCAGATAACCAACACGTCGCGTGGGATGCGAAAGTATTCGACCGTGCGCGCGAGGACGAAGCTGTTGGGCGGGATCACGCAGACGTCGGTCTTGCGGTCGACGAAGCTGTTGGAGTCGAAGTTCTTCGGATCGACGACGGCGGAATCGACATTGGTGAAGATCTTGAAGTCATCAGCCACCCGGGCGTCGTAGCCGTAGGACGACAGCCCGTAGCTGATGCAGCCGTCGCGCTTCTGGTGTTCGACAAAGGGTTCGATCATGCCGGATCGGCGCGCTTCGTCGCGGATCCAGCGGTCGCTGAGAATCGTCATAGGTCAGGGATTCCGGAGTGGGCGGGCGGGGGCAAGCTCGCCGCGGATTTATCCCCCGGCAAGCAGGCTTGCGTTGCCCCCCGCGGCGGTAGTGTCAATGGTGGTGACGCGTTCGGTAGCGAAGCGGACGACGTAGTTCGGGCCGCCTGCCTTTGGCCCGGTACCCGACAGG
It encodes:
- the dcd gene encoding dCTP deaminase; this translates as MTILSDRWIRDEARRSGMIEPFVEHQKRDGCISYGLSSYGYDARVADDFKIFTNVDSAVVDPKNFDSNSFVDRKTDVCVIPPNSFVLARTVEYFRIPRDVLVICLGKSTYARCGIIVNVTPLEPEWEGHVTLEFSNTTPLPAKIYANEGACQFLFLKGNEPCQTSYADRSGKYMGQRGVTLPKL
- a CDS encoding nuclear transport factor 2 family protein, with protein sequence MTDQIAALTARIEGLEKRAQAAEDYRDLVNLQGAYGYFVDKGLWDKAAELFAREGSLEIAGRGVYVGRERVREYLHRLPPYGYGVIYNHMQLQPVLHIDCEAGTAKGRWRTLMMVGALGKEGRWGEATYENSYVREDGKWRIASLHGIVNFYSEYDEGWHRGGVPLLRSVEGAQPDRPPSFEYEAYPEPVIAPFHYDKV